The following are from one region of the Etheostoma spectabile isolate EspeVRDwgs_2016 chromosome 15, UIUC_Espe_1.0, whole genome shotgun sequence genome:
- the foxj1a gene encoding forkhead box protein J1-A — MLSLSCADPWPEGSVGLEEEVVTAAAQAEERDSVHNSSSISSCSSVTLDDSLTSLQWLQEFSILGANVPQQAHHQPYLFGHQPLGSDAPASPLAGDPASIGMPLTPGKPTAAAYSRLQSLPGIVAHGHCPDEVDYKTNAHIKPPYSYATLICMAMQASKKAKITLSCIYKWITDNFCYYRHADPTWQNSIRHNLSLNKCFIKVPRQKDEPGKGGFWKIDPQYAERLLSGAYKKKRMPPVQINPALQNRLRVNLQPQTRGPCSPTRVEDGLCINSESQRLLREFEEATGADQNWDPHLAEGTMLGSWPVLRGRGGHKRKLGSRNGGAKAPRRSSSPLLSADEQKEIGPLKGDFDWDALLDSALSGELSLEAGEALSPIMKEEDLIVRGTHISPVEAPAGTADIHVLVETRRNNDVSDFDEETFLATAFLESPWPEEEEQGRNDFLCSSTVTLDQLFDLGDSLGGDPSTRIDNIL; from the exons ATGTTGTCTCTGAGCTGTGCCGACCCGTGGCCCGAAGGCTCTGTGgggctggaggaggaggtggtgacCGCCGCTGCCCAGGCTGAGGAGCGGGACAGCGtccacaacagcagcagcataaGCAGCTGCAGCTCAGTCACCCTGGACGACAGCCTGACCAGCCTCCAGTGGCTGCAGGAATTCTCAATCCTCGGTGCCAACGTGCCGCAGCAGGCCCACCACCAGCCGTACCTGTTCGGCCACCAGCCGCTGGGCTCCGATGCCCCGGCCTCCCCTCTGGCCGGGGACCCCGCCTCCATCGGCATGCCCCTGACCCCGGGGAAGCCCACGGCGGCGGCCTACAGCAGACTGCAGTCTCTTCCAGGCATCGTGGCTCACGGCCACTGCCCGGACGAGGTGGACTACAAGACCAACGCGCACATCAAGCCGCCGTACTCGTACGCGACGCTCATCTGCATGGCCATGCAGGCCAGCAAGAAGGCCAAGATCACCCTGTCCTGCATCTACAAGTGGATCACCGACAACTTCTGCTACTACCGACATGCTGACCCCACCTGGCAG AACTCCATTCGACACAACCTGTCGCTCAACAAGTGCTTTATCAAGGTGCCGCGGCAGAAGGACGAGCCAGGGAAGGGCGGTTTTTGGAAGATTGACCCACAGTACGCTGAGCGTCTCCTGAGCGGCGCCTATAAGAAGAAGCGAATGCCACCGGTTCAGATCAACCCGGCCCTGCAGAACAGGCTCAGGGTCAACCTGCAGCCCCAGACCAGAGGCCCCTGCAGCCCAACAAGAGTTGAGGATGGCCTGTGCATCAACTCTGAGTCCCAGCGGCTTCTCCGGGAGTTTGAAGAGGCTACTGGCGCCGACCAGAACTGGGACCCTCATCTGGCTGAAGGTACCATGCTGGGGTCCTGGCCGGTGCTGAGGGGAAGAGGTGGGCACAAGAGGAAACTGGGTTCCAGGAATGGCGGGGCCAAAGCCCCCCGGCGCTCCAGCTCCCCACTGCTCTCTGCAGACGAACAGAAGGAGATCGGACCTCTGAAGGGGGACTTTGACTGGGATGCCCTGCTGGACTCGGCCCTCAGTGGGGAGCTCAGTTTGGAGGCAGGCGAAGCTCTGAGCCCCATCATGAAAGAGGAGGACCTGATTGTTCGGGGGacccacatctctcctgttgaAGCCCCCGCAGGGACAGCGGACATCCACGTGTTGGTGGAGACCCGAAGGAATAATGACGTGTCAGACTTTGATGAGGAGACCTTCCTCGCCACCGCCTTCCTGGAGAGCCCCTGGCCAGAAGAGGAGGAACAGGGTCGCAATGATTTCCTCTGTAGCTCCACCGTCACCCTGGACCAGCTGTTCGACCTTGGAGACTCATTAGGGGGAGACCCGAGCACCCGGATTGACAACATCCTTTGA